The following are from one region of the Poecilia reticulata strain Guanapo linkage group LG7, Guppy_female_1.0+MT, whole genome shotgun sequence genome:
- the LOC103467161 gene encoding zinc finger protein 335 isoform X2 has protein sequence MIKEKLMDSEENEVESSSDAGPSGMEEPSESGMGMESSEAMSADSSDAAASHAQAPESDCHVGQSSEGLVVFIPETSSSTDVRVSSVHLPDSSSVAQSTSVSSVSTVTQSVLVSESAQVLVHSSAVSDGAMMVSDSTASTSSDLGSAIDKIIESTIGPDVMNGCIDVTSAEDGGAETTQYLVLQGPDDGAPMVAQMSSSAMSNRVAIEAHAEGPTSTCQDQGDLQGGLEPDQPDDHPGHSGYREESSSQPDQPQHSHPSQYMDCSADGPDQTEESSSSFLECSGEEPDQTRSQTGFPDYSGNNSDQDLPGYVECSGADSNPTSRSHYVVDCSSGYLQRVADDRDQLHHSRGYIDSSADHRTQTSRQYAGESGGECVAAADSEQPGCSRYQSRHDDDDDDEQNQDPDQPQHSQQQPQHSCYTENSNGPEASLYHDDSSSSDHPLADTAGTGGLPEAMECNESQPGLYISSSGTYASNQEPEPAQQSSPCPEEPRGSQDEPGFSRGMDTSAAPRGSGDHQPNLAELEEMMEVVIVHQFKCKMCPYKSVSKDTLINHMRDKHFKPAGEIPMKRKRGRPPKSETLARQKAEREEAERRKAEEVKNAVKQPEEEEDDIVDAGAIDDPEEDSDYNPIDQEMKGRLPAFPKKTSTPISSSSQGRPRRKVGRPRKYNVSGEGNSSKEAESISKWSRLSADPSAAEEASSSGLGQGLGREINEDAAEAAISQSDSENKDPSSNSQPEEEFLPRKRGRPSKRFLRKKYRKYMNRNRYYKSLKPLLRPHNCWICGSRFLTQEDLRFHIDSHEGNDPELFKCLQCSYRCKRWSSLKEHMFNHEGTKPFKCEECDYSSVYKKDVIRHSAVHSKEKRRKKELVPKVLEFPCPVCDKVYPMQKRLTQHMKTHSSEKPHMCDKCGKSFKKRYTFKMHLLTHIQSLGDKFKCEFCDYSCENKKLLLNHQLSHTNDRPFRCDYCKYSTSKEEFLVSHMAIKHTGEKPFSCEMCHFTTKHRKNLRLHVQCRHPEAFDEWTLAHPDEPVRRRRKPFFTLQQIEELKQQHDVNSPTLQNTIITVDPETLQAMQGIENASVTQDALGNTTIIYEHAESGGLSAQNALDLLLNMSNAREIVGNSLQVAVLKSEGGEGEDGAVGALTIAPGQGQKIMTFHVSENGEAVLQEAYEAAASEPGELTHIAIESYEDGGEFSVVEEPAGEVHSPAYSADESSQGLDVSASENLKSDKYYLTSALADGVLQQVELSSEAPPSPTATSSPNTKRFCCRICMESFNGRSDMENHKRAHLDPNTFKCPDCDFTSTSWPEVKSHMGMHSYLRPHKCPSCSFASKNKKDLRRHMMTHTNEKPFACKHCGQRFNRNGHLKFHMERLHSQDHPTRKSRSSSSQQTIIVNSDEEALATLQSLQAHQTTITPERLQALGQDHIIVSQEQPLSDQEEGPYIQQITTIDGQTVQHLMTGDNQVTEVQYIISQDGVDHLIPQEYVVVSDGNQIQMPDGHIIQYEHEQPIAVSHDGQIQYVPVGSEAQVVNTEDLEAAAHSAVTAVADAAMGQTQTLYTEATPEQLEQLQQQGIPYDVITFTE, from the exons ATGATAAAGGAGAAAC TTATGGATTCGGAGGAGAATGAGGTGGAAAGCAGCAGCGATGCAGGCCCGTCGGGGATGGAGGAGCCGTCTGAAAGCGGCATGGGCATGGAATCATCAGAGGCGATGTCCGCAGACAGCAGTGATGCTGCTGCCTCCCACGCGCAGGCCCCAGAGTCAGACTGTCATGTGGGACAGAGCTCAGAAGGACTCGTG GTGTTCATCCCAGAGACCAGCTCCAGCACAGACGTCAGAGTTTCTTCAGTTCATCTTCCAGACTCGTCTTCCGTGGCTCAGTCCACCAGCGTGTCCAGTGTCTCCACGGTGACCCAGTCAGTGCTGGTGTCTGAATCGGCTCAAGTTCTGGTCCACTCCAGTGCTGTGTCAGACGGAGCTATGATGGTTTCTGACTCCACGGCGTCTACCTCATCTGATCTGGGGTCTGCAATCGACAAGATCATAGAGTCCACCATCGGCCCCGATGTCATGAACG gttgTATAGATGTCACCAGCGCAGAAGATGGAGGTGCAGAAACGACTCAGTATCTAGTTTTACAAGGACCAGATGACG GGGCTCCTATGGTAGCCCAGATGTCGTCTTCAGCCATGTCCAACCGTGTCGCCATCGAGGCTCACGCTGAAGGCCCCACGTCCACCTGCCAGGATCAGGGAGACCTGCAGGGCGGCCTTGAACCGGACCAGCCCGATGATCATCCGGGACACTCTGGTTACAGAGAAGAGAGCAGCAGCCAGCCCGACCAGCCCCAGCATTCCCATCCTTCCCAGTACATGGACTGCAGCGCGGACGGCCCGGACCAGACTGAGGAGTCTTCATCGTCATTTCTCGAGTGTTCGGGTGAGGAACCCGACCAGACTCGCTCCCAGACCGGCTTCCCTGACTACAGCGGGAACAACAGTGACCAGGACCTTCCTGGATACGTGGAATGCAGCGGAGCCGACTCAAACCCCACCAGCAGAAGCCACTACGTGGTGGATTGCAGCTCCGGGTATCTCCAGCGTGTAGCAGATGACAGAGACCAGCTGCATCATTCACGTGGCTACATCGACAGCAGCGCCGACCACCGGACCCAGACCAGTCGACAGTACGCAGGAGAGTCTGGAGGGGAATGTGTTGCGGCTGCAGACTCTGAGCAGCCCGGCTGTTCGCGATATCAGAGTAGACAtgacgacgacgatgatgatgagCAGAACCAGGATCCAGATCAGCCACAGCACTCgcagcagcagccacagcaCTCCTGCTACACGGAGAACAGCAACGGCCCTGAGGCATCCCTCTATCACGACGACAGCTCTTCGTCGGACCACCCGCTTGCAGACACGGCGGGCACGGGCGGACTTCCTGAGGCGATGGAATGCAACGAGAGTCAACCTGGTCTGTACATCAGCAGCAGCGGCACATATGCGTCTAATCAAGAACCTGAACCGGCCCAACAGAGCTCCCCGTGTCCGGAGGAGCCTCGGGGCTCCCAGGATGAACCGGGGTTCTCCAGGGGCATGGACACGTCAGCCGCGCCGCGGGGTTCAGGAGACCACCAGCCAAACCTGGCTGAGTTAGAGGAGATGATGGAGGTGGTGATTGTTCATCAGTTCAAGTGCAAGATGTGTCCGTACAAAAGCGTTTCCAAAGACACGCTCATCAACCACATGAGGGACAAACACTTTAAACCCGCTG gTGAAATACCAATGAAACGGAAACGTGGTCGACCTCCTAAAAGCGAGACGTTAGCTCGTCAAAAAGCAGAGCGAGAAGAGGCAGAAAGGAGGAAAGCGGAAGAGGTGAAGAATGCCGTGAAGcaaccagaagaagaagaggacgaTATTGTGGATGCTGGCGCCATCGACGATCCAGAAG AGGACAGCGACTACAACCCAATAGATCAGGAGATGAAAGGAAGACTTCCAGCTTTCCCAAAGAAAACATCTACTCCCATCTCCTCCTCATCTCAAGGGCGTCCCCGGCGAAAGGTCGGTCGCCCGAGGAAGTACAACGTTTCTGGTGAAGGGAACAGCAGCAAAG AAGCAGAAAGCATCTCTAAGTGGTCCAGGCTCAGTGCGGAtccctctgcagctgaagaggCAAGCTCTTCAGGTTTGGGCCAAGGTCTGGGCAGAGAGATTAACGAGGACGCAGCTGAGGCAGCGATCAGCCAATCTGACTCCGAGAACAAAGACCCTTCGTCAAACTCCCAGCCAGAGGAGGAGTTCCTCCCGAGGAAACGGGGCCGACCTTCTAAGCGCTTCCTACGCAAGAAATACAGGAAGTATATGAATCGCAA TCGGTACTATAAATCACTCAAACCTCTGCTGCGGCCCCACAACTGCTGGATCTGCGGTTCGCGCTTCCTCACCCAGGAGGATCTGCGCTTTCACATCGACTCTCATGAAGGCAATGACCCGGAGCTGTTCAAGTGCCTCCAGTGCAGCTACCGCTGCAAGCGCTGGTCATCACTGAAG GAGCACATGTTCAATCACGAAGGCACAAAGCCATTTAAATGTGAGGAGTGTGACTACTCGAGTGTTTACAAGAAAGATGTTATTCGACACTCTGCAGTTCACAGCAAAGAGAA gagaagaaaaaaagagttg GTTCCCAAGGTGTTGGAGTTCCCGTGCCCGGTGTGTGACAAGGTGTACCCGATGCAAAAGAGACTCACCCAACACATGAAAACTCACAGCTCTGAGAAGCCACACATGTGTGACAAG TGTGGAAAATCCTTTAAGAAGAGGTACACATTCAAAATGCACTTATTGACCCACATCCAGAGTCTTGGAGACAA GTTCAAGTGCGAGTTTTGCGACTATTCTTGTGAAAACAAGAAGCTGCTGCTCAACCATCAGCTCTCCCACACCAACGACAGGCCCTTCAGGTGTGACTACTGTAAATATTCCACGTCCAAAGAGGAGTTCCTGGTCTCACACATGGCCATCAAACACACAG GGgagaagcctttctcttgtGAAATGTGTCACTTCACCACCAAACACAGGAAGAACCTGCGTCTCCATGTGCAATGTCGCCACCCAGAGGCCTTTGACGAGTGGACTCTGGCTCACCCCGACGAGCCGGTCAGAAGGCGAAGGAAACCCTTCTTCACCCTGCAGCAGATCGAGGAGCTCAAACAGCAACATGACGTCAACAGTCCCACATTACAGAACACCATA ATTACTGTGGATCCTGAAACACTACAGGCTATGCAGGGGATAGAAAATGCTTCAGTGACCCAGGATGCATTGGGAAATACAACTATAATCTATGAACATG CTGAGTCTGGTGGTCTGTCTGCTCAAAATGCCCTGGATCTGTTGCTGAACATGAGCAACGCTCGGGAAATTGTTGGAAACTCTTTACAG GTGGCAGTGCTGAAATCAGAAGGAGGTGAGGGGGAAGATGGAGCAGTCGGTGCCCTGACCATTGCACCCGGCCAGGGTCAAAAGATCATGACCTTTCACGTGTCTGAGAACGGTGAAGCAGTGCTGCAGGAGGCCTACGAGGCAGCCGCCTCTGAACCTGGGGAGCTTACCCACATCGCCATAGAAAGCTACGAGGATGGAGGCGAGTTCAGTGTTGTAGAAGAGCCAGCTGGAGAAGTCCACAGCCCCGCATACAG TGCTGATGAGAGCAGTCAGGGTTTAGACGTCTCTGCATCAGAGAACCTGAAAAGCGACAAGTACTATTTAACTTCAGCCCTGGCCGACGGCGTATTGCAGCAAGTAGAG CTGAGCAGCGAAGCTCCACCCTCGCCTACAGCGACGAGCTCTCCCAACACCAAGAGATTCTGCTGCCGCATCTGCATGGAGTCATTCAACGGTCGCTCCGACATGGAGAACCACAAGAGGGCGCACTTGGATCCCAACACTTTCAAATGTCCTGACTGTGATTTCACCTCGACCTCATGGCCCGAAGTGAAG TCTCACATGGGGATGCACTCCTACCTGCGCCCGCATAAGTGTCCAAGTTGCAGCTTTGCCTCAAAGAATAAGAAAGACTTACGTCGTCACATGATGACCCACACCAACGAGAAGCCGTTCGCTTGCAAACATTGTGGACAAAG gtTTAACCGTAATGGTCATCTGAAGTTCCACATGGAGCGTCTCCACAGTCAGGATCATCCCACTCGCAAGAGCCGCAGCAGCTCATCTCAGCAAACAATCATTGTGAACAGTGACGAAGAGGCCTTAGCCACCCTGCAGT cCTTGCAGGCTCATCAGACAACGATCACTCCAGAGCGGCTGCAGGCCCTCGGTCAGGATCACATCATTGTATCTCAAGAGCAGCCGCTGTCCGACCAG GAGGAAGGGCCGTACATCCAGCAGATAACCACCATCGACGGTCAGACTGTTCAGCACCTGATGACTGGAGATAACCAGGTGACAGAA GTTCAGTACATCATCTCACAGGATGGAGTTGACCACTTAATTCCTCAGGAGTATGTTGTAGTTTCTGATGGTAACCAAATTCAG ATGCCTGATGGACACATTATCCAATACGAGCATGAGCAGCCG ATTGCTGTAAGTCATGATGGGCAGATCCAGTACGTACCCGTCGGCTCTGAGGCTCAGGTGGTGAACACGGAGGACCTGGAAGCTGCAGCACATTCTGCTGTCACAG CTGTAGCAGATGCAGCCATGGGGCAGACCCAAACACTTTACACGGAGGCTACACcggagcagctggagcagctgcagcagcagggcaTCCCCTATGATGTCATTACCTTCACCGAGTAG
- the LOC103467161 gene encoding zinc finger protein 335 isoform X1 has translation MFLDKQMNIMDSEENEVESSSDAGPSGMEEPSESGMGMESSEAMSADSSDAAASHAQAPESDCHVGQSSEGLVVFIPETSSSTDVRVSSVHLPDSSSVAQSTSVSSVSTVTQSVLVSESAQVLVHSSAVSDGAMMVSDSTASTSSDLGSAIDKIIESTIGPDVMNGCIDVTSAEDGGAETTQYLVLQGPDDGAPMVAQMSSSAMSNRVAIEAHAEGPTSTCQDQGDLQGGLEPDQPDDHPGHSGYREESSSQPDQPQHSHPSQYMDCSADGPDQTEESSSSFLECSGEEPDQTRSQTGFPDYSGNNSDQDLPGYVECSGADSNPTSRSHYVVDCSSGYLQRVADDRDQLHHSRGYIDSSADHRTQTSRQYAGESGGECVAAADSEQPGCSRYQSRHDDDDDDEQNQDPDQPQHSQQQPQHSCYTENSNGPEASLYHDDSSSSDHPLADTAGTGGLPEAMECNESQPGLYISSSGTYASNQEPEPAQQSSPCPEEPRGSQDEPGFSRGMDTSAAPRGSGDHQPNLAELEEMMEVVIVHQFKCKMCPYKSVSKDTLINHMRDKHFKPAGEIPMKRKRGRPPKSETLARQKAEREEAERRKAEEVKNAVKQPEEEEDDIVDAGAIDDPEEDSDYNPIDQEMKGRLPAFPKKTSTPISSSSQGRPRRKVGRPRKYNVSGEGNSSKEAESISKWSRLSADPSAAEEASSSGLGQGLGREINEDAAEAAISQSDSENKDPSSNSQPEEEFLPRKRGRPSKRFLRKKYRKYMNRNRYYKSLKPLLRPHNCWICGSRFLTQEDLRFHIDSHEGNDPELFKCLQCSYRCKRWSSLKEHMFNHEGTKPFKCEECDYSSVYKKDVIRHSAVHSKEKRRKKELVPKVLEFPCPVCDKVYPMQKRLTQHMKTHSSEKPHMCDKCGKSFKKRYTFKMHLLTHIQSLGDKFKCEFCDYSCENKKLLLNHQLSHTNDRPFRCDYCKYSTSKEEFLVSHMAIKHTGEKPFSCEMCHFTTKHRKNLRLHVQCRHPEAFDEWTLAHPDEPVRRRRKPFFTLQQIEELKQQHDVNSPTLQNTIITVDPETLQAMQGIENASVTQDALGNTTIIYEHAESGGLSAQNALDLLLNMSNAREIVGNSLQVAVLKSEGGEGEDGAVGALTIAPGQGQKIMTFHVSENGEAVLQEAYEAAASEPGELTHIAIESYEDGGEFSVVEEPAGEVHSPAYSADESSQGLDVSASENLKSDKYYLTSALADGVLQQVELSSEAPPSPTATSSPNTKRFCCRICMESFNGRSDMENHKRAHLDPNTFKCPDCDFTSTSWPEVKSHMGMHSYLRPHKCPSCSFASKNKKDLRRHMMTHTNEKPFACKHCGQRFNRNGHLKFHMERLHSQDHPTRKSRSSSSQQTIIVNSDEEALATLQSLQAHQTTITPERLQALGQDHIIVSQEQPLSDQEEGPYIQQITTIDGQTVQHLMTGDNQVTEVQYIISQDGVDHLIPQEYVVVSDGNQIQMPDGHIIQYEHEQPIAVSHDGQIQYVPVGSEAQVVNTEDLEAAAHSAVTAVADAAMGQTQTLYTEATPEQLEQLQQQGIPYDVITFTE, from the exons ATGTTTCTGGATAAGCAAATGAACA TTATGGATTCGGAGGAGAATGAGGTGGAAAGCAGCAGCGATGCAGGCCCGTCGGGGATGGAGGAGCCGTCTGAAAGCGGCATGGGCATGGAATCATCAGAGGCGATGTCCGCAGACAGCAGTGATGCTGCTGCCTCCCACGCGCAGGCCCCAGAGTCAGACTGTCATGTGGGACAGAGCTCAGAAGGACTCGTG GTGTTCATCCCAGAGACCAGCTCCAGCACAGACGTCAGAGTTTCTTCAGTTCATCTTCCAGACTCGTCTTCCGTGGCTCAGTCCACCAGCGTGTCCAGTGTCTCCACGGTGACCCAGTCAGTGCTGGTGTCTGAATCGGCTCAAGTTCTGGTCCACTCCAGTGCTGTGTCAGACGGAGCTATGATGGTTTCTGACTCCACGGCGTCTACCTCATCTGATCTGGGGTCTGCAATCGACAAGATCATAGAGTCCACCATCGGCCCCGATGTCATGAACG gttgTATAGATGTCACCAGCGCAGAAGATGGAGGTGCAGAAACGACTCAGTATCTAGTTTTACAAGGACCAGATGACG GGGCTCCTATGGTAGCCCAGATGTCGTCTTCAGCCATGTCCAACCGTGTCGCCATCGAGGCTCACGCTGAAGGCCCCACGTCCACCTGCCAGGATCAGGGAGACCTGCAGGGCGGCCTTGAACCGGACCAGCCCGATGATCATCCGGGACACTCTGGTTACAGAGAAGAGAGCAGCAGCCAGCCCGACCAGCCCCAGCATTCCCATCCTTCCCAGTACATGGACTGCAGCGCGGACGGCCCGGACCAGACTGAGGAGTCTTCATCGTCATTTCTCGAGTGTTCGGGTGAGGAACCCGACCAGACTCGCTCCCAGACCGGCTTCCCTGACTACAGCGGGAACAACAGTGACCAGGACCTTCCTGGATACGTGGAATGCAGCGGAGCCGACTCAAACCCCACCAGCAGAAGCCACTACGTGGTGGATTGCAGCTCCGGGTATCTCCAGCGTGTAGCAGATGACAGAGACCAGCTGCATCATTCACGTGGCTACATCGACAGCAGCGCCGACCACCGGACCCAGACCAGTCGACAGTACGCAGGAGAGTCTGGAGGGGAATGTGTTGCGGCTGCAGACTCTGAGCAGCCCGGCTGTTCGCGATATCAGAGTAGACAtgacgacgacgatgatgatgagCAGAACCAGGATCCAGATCAGCCACAGCACTCgcagcagcagccacagcaCTCCTGCTACACGGAGAACAGCAACGGCCCTGAGGCATCCCTCTATCACGACGACAGCTCTTCGTCGGACCACCCGCTTGCAGACACGGCGGGCACGGGCGGACTTCCTGAGGCGATGGAATGCAACGAGAGTCAACCTGGTCTGTACATCAGCAGCAGCGGCACATATGCGTCTAATCAAGAACCTGAACCGGCCCAACAGAGCTCCCCGTGTCCGGAGGAGCCTCGGGGCTCCCAGGATGAACCGGGGTTCTCCAGGGGCATGGACACGTCAGCCGCGCCGCGGGGTTCAGGAGACCACCAGCCAAACCTGGCTGAGTTAGAGGAGATGATGGAGGTGGTGATTGTTCATCAGTTCAAGTGCAAGATGTGTCCGTACAAAAGCGTTTCCAAAGACACGCTCATCAACCACATGAGGGACAAACACTTTAAACCCGCTG gTGAAATACCAATGAAACGGAAACGTGGTCGACCTCCTAAAAGCGAGACGTTAGCTCGTCAAAAAGCAGAGCGAGAAGAGGCAGAAAGGAGGAAAGCGGAAGAGGTGAAGAATGCCGTGAAGcaaccagaagaagaagaggacgaTATTGTGGATGCTGGCGCCATCGACGATCCAGAAG AGGACAGCGACTACAACCCAATAGATCAGGAGATGAAAGGAAGACTTCCAGCTTTCCCAAAGAAAACATCTACTCCCATCTCCTCCTCATCTCAAGGGCGTCCCCGGCGAAAGGTCGGTCGCCCGAGGAAGTACAACGTTTCTGGTGAAGGGAACAGCAGCAAAG AAGCAGAAAGCATCTCTAAGTGGTCCAGGCTCAGTGCGGAtccctctgcagctgaagaggCAAGCTCTTCAGGTTTGGGCCAAGGTCTGGGCAGAGAGATTAACGAGGACGCAGCTGAGGCAGCGATCAGCCAATCTGACTCCGAGAACAAAGACCCTTCGTCAAACTCCCAGCCAGAGGAGGAGTTCCTCCCGAGGAAACGGGGCCGACCTTCTAAGCGCTTCCTACGCAAGAAATACAGGAAGTATATGAATCGCAA TCGGTACTATAAATCACTCAAACCTCTGCTGCGGCCCCACAACTGCTGGATCTGCGGTTCGCGCTTCCTCACCCAGGAGGATCTGCGCTTTCACATCGACTCTCATGAAGGCAATGACCCGGAGCTGTTCAAGTGCCTCCAGTGCAGCTACCGCTGCAAGCGCTGGTCATCACTGAAG GAGCACATGTTCAATCACGAAGGCACAAAGCCATTTAAATGTGAGGAGTGTGACTACTCGAGTGTTTACAAGAAAGATGTTATTCGACACTCTGCAGTTCACAGCAAAGAGAA gagaagaaaaaaagagttg GTTCCCAAGGTGTTGGAGTTCCCGTGCCCGGTGTGTGACAAGGTGTACCCGATGCAAAAGAGACTCACCCAACACATGAAAACTCACAGCTCTGAGAAGCCACACATGTGTGACAAG TGTGGAAAATCCTTTAAGAAGAGGTACACATTCAAAATGCACTTATTGACCCACATCCAGAGTCTTGGAGACAA GTTCAAGTGCGAGTTTTGCGACTATTCTTGTGAAAACAAGAAGCTGCTGCTCAACCATCAGCTCTCCCACACCAACGACAGGCCCTTCAGGTGTGACTACTGTAAATATTCCACGTCCAAAGAGGAGTTCCTGGTCTCACACATGGCCATCAAACACACAG GGgagaagcctttctcttgtGAAATGTGTCACTTCACCACCAAACACAGGAAGAACCTGCGTCTCCATGTGCAATGTCGCCACCCAGAGGCCTTTGACGAGTGGACTCTGGCTCACCCCGACGAGCCGGTCAGAAGGCGAAGGAAACCCTTCTTCACCCTGCAGCAGATCGAGGAGCTCAAACAGCAACATGACGTCAACAGTCCCACATTACAGAACACCATA ATTACTGTGGATCCTGAAACACTACAGGCTATGCAGGGGATAGAAAATGCTTCAGTGACCCAGGATGCATTGGGAAATACAACTATAATCTATGAACATG CTGAGTCTGGTGGTCTGTCTGCTCAAAATGCCCTGGATCTGTTGCTGAACATGAGCAACGCTCGGGAAATTGTTGGAAACTCTTTACAG GTGGCAGTGCTGAAATCAGAAGGAGGTGAGGGGGAAGATGGAGCAGTCGGTGCCCTGACCATTGCACCCGGCCAGGGTCAAAAGATCATGACCTTTCACGTGTCTGAGAACGGTGAAGCAGTGCTGCAGGAGGCCTACGAGGCAGCCGCCTCTGAACCTGGGGAGCTTACCCACATCGCCATAGAAAGCTACGAGGATGGAGGCGAGTTCAGTGTTGTAGAAGAGCCAGCTGGAGAAGTCCACAGCCCCGCATACAG TGCTGATGAGAGCAGTCAGGGTTTAGACGTCTCTGCATCAGAGAACCTGAAAAGCGACAAGTACTATTTAACTTCAGCCCTGGCCGACGGCGTATTGCAGCAAGTAGAG CTGAGCAGCGAAGCTCCACCCTCGCCTACAGCGACGAGCTCTCCCAACACCAAGAGATTCTGCTGCCGCATCTGCATGGAGTCATTCAACGGTCGCTCCGACATGGAGAACCACAAGAGGGCGCACTTGGATCCCAACACTTTCAAATGTCCTGACTGTGATTTCACCTCGACCTCATGGCCCGAAGTGAAG TCTCACATGGGGATGCACTCCTACCTGCGCCCGCATAAGTGTCCAAGTTGCAGCTTTGCCTCAAAGAATAAGAAAGACTTACGTCGTCACATGATGACCCACACCAACGAGAAGCCGTTCGCTTGCAAACATTGTGGACAAAG gtTTAACCGTAATGGTCATCTGAAGTTCCACATGGAGCGTCTCCACAGTCAGGATCATCCCACTCGCAAGAGCCGCAGCAGCTCATCTCAGCAAACAATCATTGTGAACAGTGACGAAGAGGCCTTAGCCACCCTGCAGT cCTTGCAGGCTCATCAGACAACGATCACTCCAGAGCGGCTGCAGGCCCTCGGTCAGGATCACATCATTGTATCTCAAGAGCAGCCGCTGTCCGACCAG GAGGAAGGGCCGTACATCCAGCAGATAACCACCATCGACGGTCAGACTGTTCAGCACCTGATGACTGGAGATAACCAGGTGACAGAA GTTCAGTACATCATCTCACAGGATGGAGTTGACCACTTAATTCCTCAGGAGTATGTTGTAGTTTCTGATGGTAACCAAATTCAG ATGCCTGATGGACACATTATCCAATACGAGCATGAGCAGCCG ATTGCTGTAAGTCATGATGGGCAGATCCAGTACGTACCCGTCGGCTCTGAGGCTCAGGTGGTGAACACGGAGGACCTGGAAGCTGCAGCACATTCTGCTGTCACAG CTGTAGCAGATGCAGCCATGGGGCAGACCCAAACACTTTACACGGAGGCTACACcggagcagctggagcagctgcagcagcagggcaTCCCCTATGATGTCATTACCTTCACCGAGTAG